The window AGGAGCGAACGTGAAGCGAGTCATGCGATTGAACGTGCTGGCACTGGCCCTGTTGCCGGCGATGGCGATGGCACAGACCATCGAGAAGCAAGCAGATGGCGTGATCGTGCGGCCGGCCGATGCCAGCGCCGCCGACGTCCGCCTGCAGCTGGTCAACGACCGCATCGTCCGCGTCAGTGCGGACCTGGATGGCGACTTCGCCCGCAGTGCCAGCCTGATGCGCGTGCCGGTCAGTGGCACGCCTGCGTTCAAGCTGGTCGAGGGCAAGGAAAGCGTGCGCCTGCAGGCAAGCGGAATCGCCGCCGAGGTCTCGCTGCGCGATGGCCAGGTGCGCTTCTTCGACAAGGCCGGCAAGCCGCTGCTGTCCGAAGTCGATGGCGCGCGCGAGTTCATCGCAACCGAGTTCGAAGGCACGCCGTACTACAGCGTGCGCCAGCGCTTCGAATCGCAGGACGGCGAAGGGCAATACGGCACCGGCCTGCACCAGCAGGGCTGGATGAACCTCAAGGGCCGCGACGTCGAACTGCTCCAGCACAACATCGACAACGCGATCCCGTACCTGCTGTCCACGCGGGGCTACGGCATCCTCTGGGACAACAATTCGATCACCCGCTACGGCGATCCACGCGGCCTGCAGCCGCTGGGCACCACGCTCGACCTGTTCGATGCCGACGGCAACAAGGGCGCGCTGACCGCGCGCTACGGGGTCGGCGGCAAGCAGACGGTCGAGCGCCGCGAATCCGCGATCAACTACCAGTACATCAATGACCTCACGGCCTTCCCCGAGGCCGGCAAGAGCCTGGCCCAGGGCGGGCGCAGCGATGTGACCTGGGTCGGCAAGGTCGCCGCGCGCAGCGATGGCCGCCACACGTTCTCGCTGTACAACAGCGAATACGCGAAGGTGTACATCGACGGCAAGCTGGTCATCGACCGCTGGCGGCAGAACTGGAACCCGTGGCACCACGAGTTCGCGCTGGAAATGAAGGCCGGCGAACAGCACGACATCCGCGTCGAGTGGGATCGCATCGAGCCTGCCTACATCGCGCTGCTGCATCGCGATCCGCTGCCGAAGGCCGAGGCGACGGATCTGTCGATCTGGTCCGAAGCCGCGCAGATGATCGATTACTACGTGGTCGCCGGCGAGGATGGCGACGACGTGATCGCCGGCTATCGCCAGCTCACGGGCAAGGCGACCCTGCTGCCGAAGTGGTCGTATGGGTTCTGGCAGAGCCGCGAACGCTACAAGACCCAGGGCGAACTGACCGGCGCGCTGGACGAATACCGCCGCCGCAAGCTGCCGATCGACGCCATCGTGCTGGACTGGTCGTACTGGCCGGAGAACGCCTGGGGTTCGCACGATTTCGACGCGAAGAATTTCCCCGATCCGGAGGGCATGGTGAAGCACGTGCACGACCGCAACGCGCAGATCATGATTTCGGTATGGCCGAAGTTCTACCCGACCACGGAAAACTACAAGGAACTCGACGCCGCCGGCTTCATGTACAAGCGCAACATCGAGGTGGGCGAGGTCGACTGGATCGGCAAGGGTTACCTCAATTCGTTCTACGACCCGTACGCGAAGAAAGCCCAGGACATCTTCTGGCGGCAGATGAACGAGAAGCTCAACAGCAAGGGCTTCGATGCCTGGTGGCTGGATGCCAGCGAGCCCGACCTGCACAGCAACCTCGACATCGGCGAGCGCAAGGCGCGCACCACGCCGACCGCGCTCGGTTCCTCGGTCGAATACTTCAACAGCTATCCGCTGGCGCATTCGGAGGGCGTGTATCGCGGCTCGCGCGAGGTCGATCCGGACAAGCGCGTGTTCATCCTGTCGCGTGCGTTCTTCGCCGGCCAGCAGCGCGCCGGCGCAGCGTTCTGGAGCGGCGACATCGTGCCGCGCTGGGACGACCTGCGCGAGCAGATCTCCGGCCTGGTCAATGCCTCGATGGCGGGCGCGCCGAACGTGAGCTTCGACATCGGCGGCTTTTCGCCGGAGCAGCGCTACGTCGACAAGGACCCGGCGCATGTGCCGGAGTGGCGCGAGCTCAGCCTGCGCTGGTTCCAGCACGGCGCGTTCGTGCCGGTGTTCCGCCTGCATGGCCAGTATCCGTACCGGGAGATCTGGGAACTCGCGCCGGACGGCACCCCGGAACAGGACAGCTTCGTGCATTACCTGAAGCTGCGTTACTCGCTGCTGCCGTACATCTACACCCTGGCCGGCGACACCTGGCACAAGGACGGCACCATCCTGCGCACGCTGGCGCTGGATTTCCCGGACGATCCCAAGGTCCGCGACATCGCCGACCAGTACCTGTTCGGCCCGGCCTTCCTGGTCGCGCCGGTGACCACGTTCAAGGCGACGAGCCGACCGGTGTACCTGCCGGCCGGCAGCAGCTGGTTCGATTTCGAGACCGGCAAGCGCTTCGACGGCGGCCAGACCATCGAGGCCGCCGCGCCACTCGCGCGCATGCCGCTGTTCGTGCGTGCCGGCGCCATCGTGCCGCGCACCGTGGTCCAGCAGTACGTGGACGAACAACCGAACGCGCCGCTGACGATAGACGTCTACACCGGCGCCGACGGCAGCTTCTCGCTGTACGAGGATGCCGGCCGCGACTACGGCTACGAGCGTGGCGAGTTCAGTCGCATCCCGCTCACCTGGAACCAGCGCAGCGGCGAGCTGGCCATCGGCGCGCGCGAAGGCGGGTATCCCGGCATGCAGGCCGGTCGCGAGATCCACGTGCGCTTCATCGATGGCCCGCGTGCGGATGCCGGCGCGGTCGAACCCAAGGCCGATACCAGCGTCCGCTACGACGGCAAGCCGCTCGTGGTGAAGAAGCGCTGAGGTACCAGGTGTCACTGAGCCGGCGCACATTGCTCAAGGCCACCGCGGCGCTTGCCGCGATCGGCGGCAGTGGCGTGTCGTTGGCTGAGGCCATTCCGGCCGGTCATGGCACGACTCCATCGGCGAATCCTGATGTCGATGCAGCCGTGGCGGCTGCGCTGCGGCTTTGGTACCGCCGACCAGCAACACAGTGGGTCGAGGCCTTGCCGCTCGGCAACGGCCGCCTCGGCGCGATGGTCTGGGGCGGCGCGAAGCACGAGCGGATCCAGCTCAACGAAGACACGCTGTACGCCGGCGGTCCCTACGATCCGACGCCGCCCGGCGCGCTGGCCGCATTGCCGGAAGTGCGCCGCCTGCTGTTCTCGGGCCAGTACGCCGAAGCGGAGGCGCTGGCCAACGCCACGATGATGGCCACGCCGAAGAAGCAGATGCCGTACCAGCCGCTCGGCGACCTGGTGCTCGATTTCTTCGAAGTCTCCGAGACCAATGGCTACCGTCGCGAGCTCGACCTCGATACGGGGGTGGCGCTGTCCGCCTTCGAGGCACGCGGCCTGCAGCATCGTCGCGAAGTGCTCGTCTCGCCGGTCGACCAATGCATCGCAGTGCGGCTGTCGGGCGACAAGGCTAGGCGCATCTCGCTGCGCATCGGCCTCGACAGCGACCAGCCGGACGCGACTGTCGTTGCCGATGGCGACGCGGGCCTGCTCCTGCACGGCCGCAACCAGGCCGCGTTCGGCATCGATGGCAAGTTGCGCTTTGCGTTGCGCCTGCGCGTGCTGGCGACCGGCGGCCGCCTGCGTCATCACGGCGACCGCATCGAAGTGCGCGATGCCGACGAGGTCGTGCTGCTGCTGACTGCGGCGACCAGCTACAAACGCTTCGACGATGTCTCGGGCGATCCGGAATCGATCACCCGCGCGCAACTCGACAAGGCCGCAGGCAAGTCCTGGGCTTCATTGCGCGTTGCTCACGTTGCAGCACACCAGTCAATGTTCCGGCGCGTAGCGATCGACCTCGGCGGCAGCGATCCCGTCATCGCGGCACTGCCCACCGACGAGCGCGTGGCGCGCTTCGGCGAGGGCAAGGACCCGCAGCTCGCCGCGCTCTACCACCAGTTCGGCCGGTATCTCTTGATCGCCAGTTCCTTGCCGGGGAGCCAGCCGGCGAACCTGCAGGGGATCTGGAACGACCTGCTCGCGCCGCCGTGGGAGAGCAAGTACACGATCAACATCAACACCGAGATGAACTACTGGCCGAGCGAGGCCAATGCGCTGTACGAATGCGTGGAGCCGCTGGAACGCATGTTGTTCGAGCTGGCAGGGCAGGGCGCGCGCACGGCCAAGGCGATGTACGGCGCGCCCGGCTGGGTGGCCCACCACAACACCGACCTCTGGCGACAGACCGCGCCGATCGATGGAGCGGAGTGGGGCATGTGGCCGCTGGGTGGCGCGTGGTTGTTGCAGCAGTTGTGGGATCGTTGGGACTACGGCCGCGATCCCGCCTACCTGCGCAAGGTGTATCCGCTGTTCAAGGGCGCCGCCGAATTCTTCGCGGCGACACTGATGGAAGATCCGAACACCAACGCGATGGTCACCGCGCCGTCGATCTCACCGGAGAACCGCCATCCGTTCGGCGCCGCACTGTGCGCCGGACCGTCGATGGATGCGCAACTGCTGCGCGACCTGTTCGGGCAGTGCATCGAAGCGAGCGCGTTGCTCGGTGTCGATGCCGGCTTCGCAAAACAACTCGCCGACCTGCGCGAGCGCCTGCCGCCGCATCGCATCGGCAAGGCCGGGCAGTTGCAGGAATGGCAGCAGGACTGGGACATGCAGGCCCCGGAAATGCAGCATCGGCACGTCTCGCACCTGTATGCGCTGCATCCCTCGAGTCAGATCAACATGCGCGACACCCCTCAACTCGCGGCGGCGGCGAAGCGCTCACTGGAAATCCGCGGCGACGAGGCCACGGGTTGGGGCACCGCGTGGCGGTTGAACCTGTGGGCGCGCCTGCGCGATGGCGAGCATGCGTACAAGGTGCTGCAGATGCTGCTGTCGCCGCAGCGCACGTATCCGAATCTGTTCGATGCGCATCCACCGTTCCAGATCGATGGGAATTTCGGTGGCACCGCCGGCATCACCGAGATGCTGCTGCAGAGCTGGGGCGGCACGGTCTTCCTGCTGCCGGCACTGCCGAAGGCGTGGGCCACCGGATCGGTTCGCGGCTTGCGCGTGCGCAATGCGGCCGGCGTCGACCTGGCGTGGAAGGACGGTCGCCTCGCACGCGCCGTGCTGCGCAGCGACAAGGGCGGCGATTACGAGATCGCCTGCGGTGACGCGACATTGAAACTTCGACTGGCGGCCAACGAAGCCGCTGTTCTCCTTCTTCGCAACAACCAACTGGTACGCGCATGAGTCTTTACGCCGGCATCGATGCGGGCACCCAGAGCCTGAAGGTCGTGGTCTACGACCCAGCCACCAAGCAGGCCGTCGCCTGCGCCAGCGAAGCGCTGGCGCTCGACAGCCGCGACGACGGCAGCCGCGAGCAGGAACCCTCCGCTTGGGCGGACGCGATGCGCACCTGCTTCGGTCGCATCGACGCCGCCGTGCGTCGGCGCATCGTCGCGTTGTCGGTGTCCGGGCAGCAACATGGTTTCGTCGCGCTGGATGCCGATGGCAACGTACTCGCGCCGGCCAAGCTGTGGTGCGACACCAGCACCGCCGCGGAATGCGGGCAGATCATGGACGCGGTCGGTGGGCCGGGTGCGTGCATCACTAGTGCCGGCAATCCGATCCTCGCTGGCTACACCGCGTCCAAGTTGCCGTGGACACGCAAACATCGGCCCGAGGCATACGCACGGCTGGCGTCGATCCTGCTGCCGCACGATTACCTCAATTACATCCTCACCGGTCGCCGCTTCTGCGAGCACGGCGATGCCTCCGGCACCGGCTGGCTCGATGTGCGCAAGCGCGAGTGGTCGCCTGCGATGCTCGAGGCCACCGATCCGCGTCGCGACCTCGGCGAATGCCTGCCGACACTGGTCGCCGCCGATGCGTTGTTCGCCATCGACCCCGCCGAAGCGGCGGCGCTCGGCGTGCCGGAAACGGTGCGCGTCGCCGCCGGTGGTGGAGACAACATGATGGCGGCCTGGGGCACCGGCGCGGTCTCGGCCGGGCGACTGGTGATGAGTCTTGGCACGTCGGGCACGTTGTTCGCGTATTCCGACACGCCGGTCGTCAGCGATGCCGGCGAGTGGGCCGCGTTCTGTTCCTCGTCCGGCGGCTGGCTGCCGCTGATCTGCACGATGAACTGCACCGTCGCCACCGAGGCCGTGGCCAGGCTCGCCGGCTTCTCCACCCGCGACGGCGATGCGCACATCGCGGCGACGATACCCGGCGCGGACGGACTCACGTTGCTGCCGTTCTTCAACGGCGAACGCACGCCGAACCTGCCGCATGCGCGCGCGTCGTGGCATGGCATGGATGTCGCCAACACCACGCCCGCACACATGTATCGCGCGGCGATGGAAGGCGCGACCTTCAGCCTCAAGTACGGCTTCGATGCCTTCGTGCGCGCGGGCATGGCCTTCGAGGGCATCGTCCTGACCGGTGGCGGCGCCAACAGCGCGCAGTGGCGGCAACTGGTCGCCGATGTGTTCGGCCTGCCGGTGCAGGTGCCGTGGCAGGTCGAAGGCGCGGCGTTCGGCGCGGCCCTGCAGGCGCTGTGGGCAGTGCGGCGGGCGGCGGGCGAGGGCGTCACCCCCGCAAGCGTCTGCGCCGAACACGTCGGCATGGATCCCGCGCGTGCGGCACGTCCCGACAGGCGCAATGGCGATGCCTACGCGGCCGCGTACCAGCGCTTCCTCCATTACCTCGATGCGGTGCGCGCTGACGCCGCCGCGTCGTCTTCCATCGAGCCAGCCCCCGCAAGGATCGCAGCATGAGCAACCTCTTCATCGGCAACCGCGAATATTTCCCCGGCATCGGCCGGATCCCGTTCGAAGGGAAGGGCTCGGACAATCCGCTCGCGTTCAAGGCCTACGACGCCAACAAGGTGATCGGCGGCAAGACCATGCGCGAGCACCTGCGCTTCGCGGTCTGCTACTGGCACACCTTCTGCAATGCCGGCGCGGATCCCTTCGGGCCGGGCACGCGGCACTTCCCGTGGGACACCGGCACCGCCATGTCCACCGCCGAGGCCAAGGTCGATGCCGCGTTCGAGTTCTTCACCAAGCTCGGCGTGCCGTACTACTGCTTCCACGACATCGACCTGGCCCCGACGCCGACGACATCGGCCAGTACGAGAAGAACCTCAAGCACATGGTTGCCTTGGCGAAAGAGCGCCAGCAGGCGACCGGGGTCAAGCTGCTGTGGGGCACCGCGAACCTGTTCTCGCATCCGCGCTACATGAACGGTGCATCGACCAACCCGGACTTCAACGTGGTCGCCCGCGCGGCGGTGCAGGTCAAGAACGCCATCGACGCCACTGTCGAGCTCGGCGGCGAGCATTACGTGTTCTGGGGCGGCCGCGAAGGTTATGCCAGCCTGCACAACACGATGATGAAGCGCGAGCTCGATCATTTCGCGCGCTTCCTGACCATGGCCCGCGACTACGGCCGCAGCATCGGCTTCACCGGCAGCTTCTTCATCGAACCCAAGCCGATGGAACCGATGAAGCACCAGTACGACTTCGATTCCGCCACCGTTGCCGGCTTCCTCAAGGACCACGGCCTGCAGGACGACTTCAAGCTCAACATCGAAGCGAACCACGCCACCTTGAGCGGCCACACCTTCGAACACGACCTGCAGGTCGCCAGCGACCACGGCCTGCTTGGCAGCATCGACGCCAACCGCGGCAACGCGCAGAACGGTTGGGACACCGACCAGTTCCCGACCGACCTGTACGACACCGTCGGCGCGATGCTGGTGGTGTTGCGCCAGGGCGGGCTGGTCGGTGGTTTGAACTTCGATGCCAAGCCGCGCCGCGAGTCCACCGACATGGAAGACCTGTTCATCGCCCACGTCGGCGGCATGGACGCGTTCGCACGCGGGCTGGAAGTCGCCCATGGCCTGCTCAACGACTCTCCGTGGGAAAGCTGGCGCACACAACGCTATGCCAGCTTCGATGCAGGAAAGGGCAAGGCGTTCGAGGACGGCACGCTCTCGCTGGCCGACCTGCATGCGCTGGCACTCCGCAACGGCGAACCGACCCAGGCCAGCGGCAAGCAGGAACGCTACGAGAACCTGCTCAACCAATACCTGCTGCGCTGACCGCGGCCAACCATTCCTGGGAGGGAAGACCCATGTCCAGCGCCACGCTTGAACGCTCCATCGGCGGCGAGAACACCCGCCTCATCATCCTCATCAGTTGCGTGGCGACGATCGGCGGTTTCCTGTTCGGCTTCGACAGCGGCGTGATCAACGGCACCGTCGACGGACTGAAGGCGGCTTTCGGCTCCGATGCGGCGGTGACCGGCTTCAACGTCGCCTCGATGCTGCTCGGTTGCGCGGTCGGTGCGTGGTTCGCTGGCACCCTGGCGGATCGCTATGGCCGCCGCACGATGATGCTGTGGGCGGCGGTGTTCTTCATCGTCTCGGCCTGGGGCTCGGGCATCGCGACCTCGTCGATGGAGTTCGTGGTCTACCGGATCATCGGTGGGTTCGCGGTGGGCGCGGCCAGCGTGATGTCGCCGGCCTACATCGCCGAGGTCGCACCGGCGCGCTATCGCGGCCGGCTGGCGACGGTGCAGCAGATCGCGATCATCTCCGGCCTGTTCGCCGCGTTCCTCAGCAACTACCTGCTGGCGAAGGTCGCCACGTCGTCGCTGGCACCGTTGTGGCTGGGCTACGAGGCCTGGCGCTGGATGTTCTGGATCGAGCTCGCGCCGGCCGCCTTGTTCCTCATCGCACTGTGCTTCATCCCGGAAAGCCCGCGCTACCTCGTGGCGCGCGGGCTGCGCGAGCGCGCCGGTACGGTACTGGCGCGCCTGTACGGTACGGACCAGGGCGCGCGCAAGCTGGTGGAGATCGAAGCCTCGCTGGCCGAGGATCATCATCGGCCGCGCCTGTCGGACCTCCTCAGCAAGAGCACGGGAAAGATCCGCCCGATCGTCTGGGTCGGCGTTGGTCTTGCGACGTTCCAGCAGCTGGTCGGCATCAACGTGGTGTTCTATTACGGCGCGGTGCTGTGGCAGGCCGTCGGCTTCTCCGAACAGGATGCGCTGTTGATCAACGTGCTGTCCGGCGCACTCAGCATCGGTGCCTGCATCGTCACCGTGCTGCTGATCGACAAGGTCGGTCGCAAGCCGCTGTTGTGGGTCGGCTCCGCCGGCATGGCGGTGAGCCTGGCGCTGGTCGCGTTCGCGTTCGCCAACGGTTCGCTGGATGCGGCCGGCAAGCTGCAGTTGAGCGGCAACATGGGCGTGCTGGCGCTGGTGGCGGCCAACGTCTACGTGATCTTCTTCAACGTTTCCTGGGGCCCGGTGATGTGGGTGATGCTGGGCGAGATGTTCCCCAACCAGATCCGCGGTTCCGGACTTGCGGTGGCCGGCCTGGCGCAATGGGGCTCCAACTTCCTGATCACCTGGACATTCCCGATGCTGCTGGCCGGGATCGGCCTGGCCGCTGCCTATGGGTTGTACGCCGCGGCCGCACTCATCTCGGTGTTCTTCGTGCTGAAGTTCGTGCACGAAACCAAAGGCAGGGAACTGGAGCAGATGGAGGGATGAGCACAATGCATTCGATGATGTTCCGACGTGTCGCTCTGACCGCAGCAATTGCCTTCGCGATCACCGGTTGTGGCGGGGCACGGGAGAAGCCCACTGCATCGCAGCCTGCAGCCGCGGCCTCGCCGTGGCCGGACGTGAGCTGGCCGCTGACCGCCGATCCCGCGCTTGAAAAGCGCATCGACGAACTGCTCGCCACCATGACGGTGGAAGAGAAGGTCGGCCAGCTGGTGCAGGGCGACATCGCCAGCATCACCCCGGAGGACGTGCGCAAGTACCGGCTCGGTTCGGTGCTCGCCGGCGGCAATTCCGATCCCGGCGGCAAGTACGACGCCACGCCCGCGCAATGGCTCGCGCAGGCCGATGCGTTCTACGAGGCGTCGATGGATGTCTCGCAGGGCGGCAAGGCCATCCCGATTTTGTATGGCATCGATGCCGTGCACGGGCAAAGCAACATCGTGGGCGCGACGCTGTTCCCGCACAACATCGGCCTGGGCGCGATGCGCAACCCGGAGCTGATGCGCAGGATCGGCGAAGTCACCGCCATCGAGACCCGCACCACCGGCATGGAGTGGGCGTTCGGCCCGACCGTCGCGGTACCGCAGGATGACCGCTGGGGCCGCACCTACGAGGGCTATTCGGAATCGCCTGAGGTTGTTGCGAGCTACGCGGGCGTGATGGTCGAAGGCCTGCAGGGCAAGGTCGGATCCCAGGAATTCCTCGACGGCACCAGGGTGATCGCGTCGGCCAAGCACTTCCTCGGCGATGGCGGCACCACCGGCGGCAAGGACCAGGGCGATACCGCGGTTGACGAAGCCACGCTGGTGCGCATCCACGCCGCTGGTTATCCGACCGCCATTGCGGCGGGCGCGCAGACGGTGATGGCCTCGTTCAACAGCGTCAACGGTGTGCGCATGCACGGCAACAAGCCGTTCCTCACCGATGCGTTGAAGGGTCGGATGCAGTTCGGCGGCTTCGTGGTCGGCGACTGGAACGGCCACGGCCAGATTCCCGGCTGCAAGAACGACGACTGCCCGGCCACGATCAATGCCGGCCTGGACATGGCGATGGCGCCGGATTCGTGGAAGGGGTTCTACGAGACCACCCTGGCCGCGGCGAAGGCCGGCACGATCAGCAAGGAACGCCTGGACGATGCGGTGCGCCGGATCCTGCGGGTGAAGTTCCGGCTCGGCCTGTTCGAGGCCGGCAAGCCCTCGCAACGCACGGTCGGCGGCAAGTTCGAATTGCTCGGCGCGCCCGAGCATCGCGCGATCGCACGGCAGGCCGTGCGCGAATCGCTGGTGCTGCTGAAGAACAACGGCGGCGTGCTGCCGCTGCAGCCGAAGCAGCGCATCCTCGTCGCCGGCGACGGTGCCAACGATGTCGGCAAGCAGTCCGGTGGCTGGACGCTGAACTGGCAGGGCACCGGCACCAAGCGCAGCGATTTCCCGAATGCGGATTCGATCTATGAAGGCATCGCCGCGCAGGCCAAGGCCGCGGGCGGCAATGCCGAACTGTCGATCGAAGGCAAATACACGGCGAAGCCCGATGTGGCCATCGTGGTGTTCGGCGAGAACCCCTATGCCGAGTTCCAGGGCGACCTGCCGAACCTGCTGTACAAGCCTGGCAACGACGTCGACCTCGAACTGATCAAGCGGTTGAAGGCCGAGGGCATTCCGGTGGTCGCGGTGTTCCTGAGCGGGCGTCCGTTGTGGATGAATCGCGAGATCAATGCCGCCGACGCGTTCGTGGCCGCATGGTTGCCGGGCTCGGAAGGCGCGGGCATCGCCGATGTGCTGCTGCGCAAGGCCGACGGCAGCGTGCAGCACGACTTCAAGGGCAAGCTGAGTTTCAGCTGGCCGCGCACCGCGACGCAGTACGCCAACAACGTCGGGCAGAAGGACTACGACCCGCTGTTCGCATTCGGTTTCGGCCTGACCTATGCGGACAAGGGCACGCTGGCCGCATTGCCGGAAGTCTCCGGCATCGAGGGCGAGCAATCCGCCGGCGGCGTGTACTTCGCCAAGGGCAAGCCGTCGCTGGGCCTGGCCATGCAGTTGTCGAATGCGGGGCAGGCGGGCATGCCGGCGACCACGGTGCCGGTCGCACTTGCCGACGGCAGCCTCTCGCTGGCCGCAGTCGACCACAAGGCGCAGGAAGACGGGCGTCGCTTGACATGGACCGGCAGCAAGCCGGCCAGCTGGTTGCTGGTATCGGGCAAGCCGCTCGATGTCACCCGCGAGAGCAATGGCGACGTGCAGTTGCAGCTCACCGTTCGCCGCGACAGTGCAGTGACCGCACCAGTCTGGCTGGGCGTGGGCTGTGGCGATGGCTGCTCGGGCCGCGTCGACCTGCAGAAGACACTGGCTGCGATTCCGCAAGGCGAATGGAAGGTCGTCGGCGTGCCCTTGAAGTGTTTCGTGGCCGCTGGTGCCGACGTGTCCAAGCTGGTGCAGGTGCCGGTGCTGGAAAGCGGCGCGGCGCTGCAGTTGTCGGTCTCGCGGATCGCGCTGGGCGCCTTGAACGAAGCCGAAGCCACGGTCGCCTGTCCGGCGAAGTAGCAGGGCATGATGCGGGCGGCGGCGCAAGCCGCCCCCGGATGCGCGGGCAGGGAGGGCCAGCGCATCGTCGAATCATCGCGGGCCGCAGCGTGCGGTTCGCCTGCCGATGGGCGCGAGGGGATTCGCGCCGGCCGGTCCAACTGCAGGA of the Thermomonas carbonis genome contains:
- a CDS encoding TIM-barrel domain-containing protein — translated: MRLNVLALALLPAMAMAQTIEKQADGVIVRPADASAADVRLQLVNDRIVRVSADLDGDFARSASLMRVPVSGTPAFKLVEGKESVRLQASGIAAEVSLRDGQVRFFDKAGKPLLSEVDGAREFIATEFEGTPYYSVRQRFESQDGEGQYGTGLHQQGWMNLKGRDVELLQHNIDNAIPYLLSTRGYGILWDNNSITRYGDPRGLQPLGTTLDLFDADGNKGALTARYGVGGKQTVERRESAINYQYINDLTAFPEAGKSLAQGGRSDVTWVGKVAARSDGRHTFSLYNSEYAKVYIDGKLVIDRWRQNWNPWHHEFALEMKAGEQHDIRVEWDRIEPAYIALLHRDPLPKAEATDLSIWSEAAQMIDYYVVAGEDGDDVIAGYRQLTGKATLLPKWSYGFWQSRERYKTQGELTGALDEYRRRKLPIDAIVLDWSYWPENAWGSHDFDAKNFPDPEGMVKHVHDRNAQIMISVWPKFYPTTENYKELDAAGFMYKRNIEVGEVDWIGKGYLNSFYDPYAKKAQDIFWRQMNEKLNSKGFDAWWLDASEPDLHSNLDIGERKARTTPTALGSSVEYFNSYPLAHSEGVYRGSREVDPDKRVFILSRAFFAGQQRAGAAFWSGDIVPRWDDLREQISGLVNASMAGAPNVSFDIGGFSPEQRYVDKDPAHVPEWRELSLRWFQHGAFVPVFRLHGQYPYREIWELAPDGTPEQDSFVHYLKLRYSLLPYIYTLAGDTWHKDGTILRTLALDFPDDPKVRDIADQYLFGPAFLVAPVTTFKATSRPVYLPAGSSWFDFETGKRFDGGQTIEAAAPLARMPLFVRAGAIVPRTVVQQYVDEQPNAPLTIDVYTGADGSFSLYEDAGRDYGYERGEFSRIPLTWNQRSGELAIGAREGGYPGMQAGREIHVRFIDGPRADAGAVEPKADTSVRYDGKPLVVKKR
- a CDS encoding glycoside hydrolase family 95 protein; the protein is MSLSRRTLLKATAALAAIGGSGVSLAEAIPAGHGTTPSANPDVDAAVAAALRLWYRRPATQWVEALPLGNGRLGAMVWGGAKHERIQLNEDTLYAGGPYDPTPPGALAALPEVRRLLFSGQYAEAEALANATMMATPKKQMPYQPLGDLVLDFFEVSETNGYRRELDLDTGVALSAFEARGLQHRREVLVSPVDQCIAVRLSGDKARRISLRIGLDSDQPDATVVADGDAGLLLHGRNQAAFGIDGKLRFALRLRVLATGGRLRHHGDRIEVRDADEVVLLLTAATSYKRFDDVSGDPESITRAQLDKAAGKSWASLRVAHVAAHQSMFRRVAIDLGGSDPVIAALPTDERVARFGEGKDPQLAALYHQFGRYLLIASSLPGSQPANLQGIWNDLLAPPWESKYTININTEMNYWPSEANALYECVEPLERMLFELAGQGARTAKAMYGAPGWVAHHNTDLWRQTAPIDGAEWGMWPLGGAWLLQQLWDRWDYGRDPAYLRKVYPLFKGAAEFFAATLMEDPNTNAMVTAPSISPENRHPFGAALCAGPSMDAQLLRDLFGQCIEASALLGVDAGFAKQLADLRERLPPHRIGKAGQLQEWQQDWDMQAPEMQHRHVSHLYALHPSSQINMRDTPQLAAAAKRSLEIRGDEATGWGTAWRLNLWARLRDGEHAYKVLQMLLSPQRTYPNLFDAHPPFQIDGNFGGTAGITEMLLQSWGGTVFLLPALPKAWATGSVRGLRVRNAAGVDLAWKDGRLARAVLRSDKGGDYEIACGDATLKLRLAANEAAVLLLRNNQLVRA
- the xylB gene encoding xylulokinase — encoded protein: MSLYAGIDAGTQSLKVVVYDPATKQAVACASEALALDSRDDGSREQEPSAWADAMRTCFGRIDAAVRRRIVALSVSGQQHGFVALDADGNVLAPAKLWCDTSTAAECGQIMDAVGGPGACITSAGNPILAGYTASKLPWTRKHRPEAYARLASILLPHDYLNYILTGRRFCEHGDASGTGWLDVRKREWSPAMLEATDPRRDLGECLPTLVAADALFAIDPAEAAALGVPETVRVAAGGGDNMMAAWGTGAVSAGRLVMSLGTSGTLFAYSDTPVVSDAGEWAAFCSSSGGWLPLICTMNCTVATEAVARLAGFSTRDGDAHIAATIPGADGLTLLPFFNGERTPNLPHARASWHGMDVANTTPAHMYRAAMEGATFSLKYGFDAFVRAGMAFEGIVLTGGGANSAQWRQLVADVFGLPVQVPWQVEGAAFGAALQALWAVRRAAGEGVTPASVCAEHVGMDPARAARPDRRNGDAYAAAYQRFLHYLDAVRADAAASSSIEPAPARIAA
- a CDS encoding sugar porter family MFS transporter, with amino-acid sequence MSSATLERSIGGENTRLIILISCVATIGGFLFGFDSGVINGTVDGLKAAFGSDAAVTGFNVASMLLGCAVGAWFAGTLADRYGRRTMMLWAAVFFIVSAWGSGIATSSMEFVVYRIIGGFAVGAASVMSPAYIAEVAPARYRGRLATVQQIAIISGLFAAFLSNYLLAKVATSSLAPLWLGYEAWRWMFWIELAPAALFLIALCFIPESPRYLVARGLRERAGTVLARLYGTDQGARKLVEIEASLAEDHHRPRLSDLLSKSTGKIRPIVWVGVGLATFQQLVGINVVFYYGAVLWQAVGFSEQDALLINVLSGALSIGACIVTVLLIDKVGRKPLLWVGSAGMAVSLALVAFAFANGSLDAAGKLQLSGNMGVLALVAANVYVIFFNVSWGPVMWVMLGEMFPNQIRGSGLAVAGLAQWGSNFLITWTFPMLLAGIGLAAAYGLYAAAALISVFFVLKFVHETKGRELEQMEG